From Carassius auratus strain Wakin chromosome 10, ASM336829v1, whole genome shotgun sequence, a single genomic window includes:
- the LOC113109772 gene encoding serine/threonine-protein kinase 10-like, which produces MASLLMRIFRLGVEKKRVRHYENLKRDVDPHQTWETMGELGDGAFGKVYKAQNQTTGVLAAVKVIEVRSEEQLDDYITEIDILASCRHTNIISLMDAIFFEDWLWILIEYCPGGALDDIMLELERGLTEQQISEVCCQSLQALSYLHQHHIIHRDLKAGNILLTMDGQVKLADFGVSAKNDNTLQKRSTFIGTPYWMAPEVIMCETSKDNPYTTKADIWSLGITLIEAAEMEPPHHSLNPMRVLLKITKSPPPTLSNPRQWSSHFQDFLRRTLQKNPESRWGAQQLMAHPFSYAGRDGRALKELIAEAKAEVTEVIEAESLLDLECSAKEMITAESEQTVPQPEQVAEEQGPPEPETPQKTSVPEAVPQSPTDSEPIVEVKVTRRASQATDKAQKKSRRLSVPGNLLSFFTGGSRRKSGFWGDNPLLQGSKGSEVSSAALETVETCPSDGKESESTDKLKERTSDVVDAPRTEAADTKDKETKVDTDKELAQTSNPSSTPPQTVLPTDSSEKETLDLTKEDNENVKSDDSGNNDQTFWKSLQTPAIIKEETAHPQSTPIIALCLETPLAKRTEKNEGLYKYEYLDLACPLKTCNSSPALDISKILTVEMPSNNAPEDVSDLKKAQQMTEPSENDTVEGRTKEDVEEPGELETDGGTVDATKEEISENGKDFDEVKEEHITANEDDITMKVECEDLKEEHVTTEIGHEEVNSSNEKSEEEQSCEKDQDLYIETEEEEHSSNKEDVEHEDLDSRNENSENTRKSDEEVEIPARDEMTTGSQVAEIPCQNQEETSSEGEKIIVGTPGDQDRASPTEVCSEKKEDGTDSEQELHMETSKQNVTEEHSKPLGEDATDVTGPKLKKQVMFVVQEEMNEQERPLANGLKNLDLIPPHESNGSTPKETDEDMIAPLSPTEPPLSPGIEGELHPSRRTVKRTRKFMVDGREISVTTSKVVSEGDMKEQQLRCNRRQELHALKLLQREEQREHAQLEQKLQQQREQMFRHIEQEMTSKKQYYDGELERLEKQYQHQSSQMEAEHTSRLREDARRLKAQQEKELSRKSSALKADPKEEQRFLQKQQQELNEALQKGVQEHKRKVASMEWEITVKSQQLKRAREAVIWELEQRHLQEKYHLFKQQVKEQYSLQRQQLTKRHNKDKERASRFQQALLEEQKSLQAQERVSFQKAQKAEAKSCLNQFKNELRKQGLSGPEQRQRLTQFLSEEEARQKQERQSLQESHENQLKVVQEQCDASAAELQQLQNEKLQILVDMEKKKIKALEDEHTLELNEWRDKLACRKEVLEEDLARRRREKEGNRRRSSEPENRHAARRSKFFHNLSFS; this is translated from the exons ATGGCCTCCCTCCTGATGCGAATCTTTCGGCTGGGTGTGGAGAAAAAGCGAGTTCGGCACTACGAAAACCTGAAGAGGGATGTGGATCCACACCAGACGTGGGAGACTATGGGAGAACTGGGAGATGGAGCTTTTGGGAAGGTCTATAAG GCACAGAATCAGACGACGGGGGTCCTGGCAGCTGTTAAAGTGATTGAAGTGCGCAGTGAAGAGCAGCTGGACGACTACATCACTGAGATAGACATCCTAGCATCCTGTCGCCACACAAACATCATCTCCTTAATGGACGCCATCTTCTTTGAGGACTGGCTGTGG ATCCTGATCGAGTACTGTCCTGGAGGCGCTCTGGATGATATCATGTTGG AACTGGAGCGTGGCCTTACAGAGCAGCAGATCAGTGAGGTGTGCTGTCAGTCTCTGCAGGCTCTGTCTTACCTGCACCAGCATCACATTATACACAGAGACCTGAAGGCGGGCAACATTCTGCTCACCATGGATGGACAGGTCAAACTAG CTGACTTTGGTGTGTCTGCGAAAAATGACAATACCCTCCAAAAACGATCAACTTTCATTGGAACTCCATACTG gATGGCACCTGAGGTGATAATGTGTGAGACGTCAAAGGACAATCCCTACACGACCAAAGCTGACATCTGGTCACTGGGCATCACTTTAATCGAGGCCGCTGAGATGGAGCCTCCTCATCATTCTCTCAACCCCATGAGGGTCTTGCTGAAGATCACCAAATCTCCACCACCCACACTCTCCAATCCACGCCAATG GTCATCGCATTTCCAAGATTTTCTACGGAGAACCTTGCAGAAGAATCCAGAGTCTCGTTGGGGAGCCCAACAGCTCATGGCCCATCCTTTCTCTTATGCAGGACGAGATGGACGAGCCCTTAAAGAACTCATCGCCGAGGCCAAAGCAGAGGTCACTGAGGTCATAGAGGCTGAG TCTTTATTAGATCTCGAATGTTCTGCGAAGGAGATGATCACTGCAGAGTCGGAGCAAACAGTGCCACAACCAGAACAAGTTGCTGAAGAACAAGGACCACCAGAGCCTGAGACCCCTCAGAAAACCTCTGTTCCAGAAGCTGTTCCTCAATCTCCCACTGACTCCGAGCCAATAGTTGAGGTTAAAGTGACCCGCAGGGCTTCACAGGCCACAGACAAAGCTCAGAAGAAGTCAAGACGCCTTTCGGTTCCAGGAAATCTCCTCTCGTTTTTTACTGGAGGCTCCCGACGCAAGTCTGGATTCTGGGGTGACAATCCACTTCTTCAAGGAAGTAAGGGCTCAGAGGTTTCAAGTGCAGCTTTGGAAACTGTGGAAACTTGCCCTTCAGATGGCAAAGAAAGCGAAAGCACTGATAAACTGAAGGAGCGAACATCTGACGTAGTTGATGCTCCAAGAACTGAGGCTGCTGACACCAAAGACAAGGAAACTAAAGTAGATACTGACAAGGAGTTAGCCCAAACCTCAAACCCTTCAAGCACACCACCACAAACAGTGTTACCAACAGATTCCTCAGAAAAGGAAACACTAGATCTCACCAAGGAGGACAATGAAAATGTGAAGTCTGACGATTCAGGAAACAATGACCAAACGTTTTGGAAATCCCTCCAAACACCTGCTATTATCAAGGAAGAAACAGCACATCCACAAAGCACACCAATCATAGCTTTGTGTCTGGAAACACCACTAGCAAAAAGGACTGAAAAGAATGAGGGACTTTATAAATATGAGTACCTTGACTTGGCCTGTCCTTTGAAAACCTGCAATTCATCTCCAGCTTTAGATATAAGCAAAATCTTAACTGTAGAGATGCCTTCTAATAATGCTCCCGAAGACGTTTCTGACCTCAAAAAAGCACAACAGATGACTGAACCATCAGAAAATGACACTGTTGAAGGAAGAACCAAGGAAGATGTAGAAGAACCAGGAGAACTGGAGACAGATGGAGGAACGGTGGATGCAACAAAAGAAGAAATCAGTGAAAATGGCAAGGACTTCGATGAAGTGAAGGAAGAACATATAACCGCCAACGAAGATGACATTACCATGAAGGTAGAGTGTGAGGATCTCAAGGAAGAGCATGTTACTACTGAGATAGGCCATGAAGAAGTCAACTCAAGCAATGAAAAGTCTGAGGAAGAGCAAAGCTGTGAAAAAGACCAAGATCTTTATATAGAAACAGAGGAAGAGGAGCATTCATCCAACAAGGAAGATGTTGAACATGAAGATTTAGACTCAAGAAACGAAAACAGCGAGAACACAAGAAAATCTGACGAGGAGGTAGAAATACCAGCCCGGGATGAGATGACCACTGGTTCACAGGTGGCAGAGATACCCTGTCAAAATCAAGAAGAGACCAGTTCTGAAGGAGAAAAGATCATCGTTGGTACTCCTGGTGATCAAGACAGAGCAAGTCCAACAGAAGTCtgttctgaaaagaaagaagatgGGACAGACTCTGAACAAGAGCTTCACATGGAAACTAGTAAACAGAACGTTACAGAAGAGCACTCAAAACCTCTTGGTGAAGATGCAACAGATGTTACTGGACCAAAGTTGAAAAAGCAAGTGATGTTTGTAGTTCAAGAGGAAATGAATGAGCAAGAAAGGCCACTTGCAAATGGCTTGAAGAATTTAGACTTAATACCACCTCATGAATCGAATGGATCCACACCTAAGGAAACAGACGAAGACATGATTGCACCTCTTTCTCCTACTGAGCCTCCACTGTCTCCTGGGATTGAAGGG GAATTGCACCCAAGCAGGCGAACCGTTAAAAGGACGCGTAAATTTATGGTGGACGGTCGTGAGATCAGTGTCACCACTTCCAAAGTGGTTAGTGAGGGAGACATGAAGGAGCAACAGCTTCGCTGCAACAG ACGGCAGGAACTGCATGCGTTGAAACTCTTGCAGAGAGAAGAGCAGAGAGAACATGCCCAGCTTGAGCAGAAGCTACAGCAGCAGCGAGAGCAGATGTTCCGTCACATAGAACAAGAGATGACT AGTAAGAAGCAGTACTATGATGGGGAGCTTGAGAGACTTGAGAAACAGTACCAGCACCAAAGCAGCCAGATGGAGGCTGAGCACACATCGCGGCTCAGGGAGGACGCACGCAGACTCAAGGCCCAGCAGGAGAAAGAGCTGAGCCGCAAGAGCAGCGCACTGAAAGCGGACCCTAAAGAG GAGCAGCGGTTcctgcagaagcagcagcaggaGCTGAATGAAGCTCTGCAGAAGGGCGTTCAGGAACATAAGAGGAAGGTGGCTTCCATGGAGTGGGAGATTACTGTCAAATCTCAGCAGCTCAAGCGAG CTCGCGAGGCAGTGATTTGGGAGTTAGAACAGCGCCACCTACAGGAGAAGTACCATTTATTCAAACAGCAGGTGAAGGAGCAGTACTCCCTTCAAAGACAGCAGCTGACCAAGAGACACAACAAG GATAAGGAGAGAGCGTCTCGGTTCCAGCAAGCTCTACTGGAGGAGCAGAAGTCATTGCAGGCCCAAGAGAGAGTCTCCTTCCAGAAGGCCCAAAAAGCTGAAGCAAAGTCCTGTTTGAATCAGTTCAAGAATGAGCTCAGAAAGCAAGGTCTGAGTGGACCTGAGCAGCGACAACGTCTCACACAG TTCTTATCAGAGGAGGAGGCAAGACAGAAGCAAGAGAGACAGAGTCTACAAGAGAGTCATGAGAACCAACTGAAAGTGGTGCAGGAACAATGTGATGCCAGCGCAGCTGAACTACAGCAGCTTCAG AACGAGAAGCTCCAAATTCTTGTGGACATGGAGAAGAAAAAGATCAAAGCTCTGGAGGACGAACACACTCTGGAGCTCAACGAATGGAGAGATAAGCTTGCATGTAGAAAAGAG GTGTTAGAAGAAGACCTCGCTCGCAGACGTAGAGAAAAAGAGGGAAACAGGAGACGAAGCAGTGAGCCAGAAAACCGGCATGCAGCTCGCCGTTCAAAGTTCTTCCATAATCTAAGCTTTTCCTGA
- the LOC113110460 gene encoding shadow of prion protein-like: MMGNQKVLIIWVWMLLLASLYPWANCRRGGGFGGRGKGVGVPAKAPPSQSKGRQGLKLAGAAAAGALGGAVIGYGLGSLGRPRYGYGYDGSSEDDRRYYPDGQGYYNRSDWRYYRNTGSTDHVTSVLIILGTVTHIFIWG, encoded by the coding sequence ATGATGGGTAATCAGAAGGTCCTGATTATTTGGGTGTGGATGTTGCTGTTGGCGTCGTTGTATCCTTGGGCCAACTGCAGGCGTGGAGGAGGTTTTGGTGGCAGGGGTAAGGGAGTGGGTGTGCCAGCCAAAGCGCCTCCTTCCCAGAGCAAAGGCAGACAGGGCCTGAAGCTGGCCGGTGCTGCAGCCGCGGGGGCTCTCGGTGGAGCGGTCATCGGCTATGGGCTGGGCTCTCTGGGCAGACCGAGGTATGGCTACGGCTACGATGGCTCCTCAGAGGATGACAGGCGCTATTACCCTGATGGACAGGGATACTACAATCGCTCGGACTGGCGATATTACAGGAACACAGGCAGCACGGACCATGTGACCAGTGTCCTCATAATACTCGGAACAGTCACACACATCTTTATTTGGGGATGA
- the LOC113109770 gene encoding ras association domain-containing protein 2-like, with amino-acid sequence MDSEDSDKVQIGENKFVSKSILLSQLSTYNLYYKGEALQLRHREEEGELIIEGLLNVFWGVQRPIRLQMQDEKEAGRPRPSLTSLSSETDIDTYNEAATTDDQSKDFGDGEKEEEEADEEQQEPTHSDRLARARSDVGGRRISGRRLGIRRLKRHRCSFNGHFYNHKTAVFTPKFGSVTNVRVNSCMTTTQVMRVLLNKFKIENSPDEFSLYIVHTSGERHQLKPNDHPLALRVLKGPCEQVSKMFLMETDQVEEVTHDVAQYIKFELPVLQSFIAKLQEEEEREMQKVKKRYADIRRIIKKYMQNLAD; translated from the exons ATGGACAGTGAGGATTCAGACAAGGTCCAGATCGGCGAAAACAAATTTGTAAGCAA GAGCATTCTTCTCTCACAGCTCAGCACATACAACCTTTACTACAAAGGAGAAGCCCTCCAGTTGAGACACAGAGAG GAGGAAGGAGAGTTGATCATTGAGGGTTTGCTCAATGTTTTTTGGGGCGTACAGCGGCCAATCAGACTGCAGATGCAGGACGAGAAAGAGGCAGGCAGGCCACGCCCCTCACTAACATCTCTGAGTTCAGAAACGGATATCGACACATACAA TGAGGCCGCTACAACAGACGACCAATCAAAAGACTTCGGTGATGGagagaaggaagaggaagaggcag ATGAGGAGCAGCAGGAGCCCACACACTCCGATCGTCTCGCCAGGGCCAGGAGTGATGTCGGCGGAAGGAGAATCAGCGGACGACGGCTTGGAATCAGGAGACTCAAGAGACACCGATGCTCCTTCAACGGCCACTTTTATAACCACAAG ACGGCGGTATTTACGCCTAAATTCGGCTCTGTGACCAACGTCCGCGTCAACAGCTGTATGACGACAACACAGGTCATGAGGGTGCTGCTCAACAAGTTCAAGATTGAGAACAGCCCGGATGAATTCAGCCTTTATATCGTCCACACCAGCGGAG AGAGACATCAGCTGAAGCCGAATGACCATCCTTTGGCGCTCAGAGTTTTGAAAGGCCCTTGTGAACAGGTCAGCAAAATGTTCCTAATGGAGACGGACCAAGTGGAAGAGGTCACCCATGAT GTGGCACAATACATCAAGTTTGAGCTTCCTGTTTTACAAAGCTTCATTGCTAAACTgcaagaggaagaagaaagagagaTGCAGAAAGTGAAGAAGAG gTATGCAGATATCCGCCGTATCATCAAGAAATACATGCAGAATTTAGCAGATTGA